The following are encoded together in the Zingiber officinale cultivar Zhangliang chromosome 8A, Zo_v1.1, whole genome shotgun sequence genome:
- the LOC122010426 gene encoding probable ubiquitin-conjugating enzyme E2 16, with protein sequence MTSSSAPSRKALSKIACNRLQKEMVEWQVNPPSGFKHKVTDNIQRWVIEVVGAAGTLYANETYQLQVDFPEHYPMEAPQVIFLHPAPLHPHIYSNGHICLDILYDSWSPAMTVSSICISILSMLSSSPAKQCPADNDRYVKNCRNGRSPKETRWWFHDDKV encoded by the exons ATGACCAGCTCCTCCGCTCCTTCTCGTAAG GCGCTGAGTAAGATCGCGTGCAACAGGCTCCAGAAGGAGATGGTAGAATGGCAGGTCAACCCCCCTTCCGGATTCAAGCACAAGGTCACCGATAACATCCAAAG GTGGGTTATTGAAGTGGTTGGAGCGGCCGGGACGCTGTATGCGAACGAGACGTACCAGCTTCAGGTCGATTTTCCCGAGCATTACCCCATGGAAGCCCCGCAG GTTATATTTCTTCATCCTGCGCCTCTTCATCCGCATATCTATAGCAACGGGCACATCTGTTTAG ATATACTTTACGACTCTTGGTCACCGGCAATGACGGTGAGCTCTATTTGCATCAGCATCTTATCCATGTTATCAAGCTCACCTGCAAAG CAATGTCCTGCCGATAACGACCGATACGTGAAGAACTGTAGGAACGGTCGGTCTCCCAAAGAGACAAGATGGTGGTTCCATGACGACAAGGTATGA